A window of the Brachybacterium sacelli genome harbors these coding sequences:
- a CDS encoding small multidrug efflux protein, translating to MSPYEGLQNLVDQVPALLQPFVVALAGMVPYIEGEGSAALGVIAGINPVLAAVAGASGNILIVFVIVHFGDRIRSAIVGRRAEKKAAVGSRVEVLAGAPAAAGADEHAEGRDLAPAKKPSKGRERLMRWVVRFGVPGASLIGPLALPTHLTAATLVASGVRRNWVLLWQVIAIVMWTTLITLAATGILTVLTG from the coding sequence ATGAGTCCCTACGAAGGCCTCCAGAATCTCGTCGACCAGGTCCCCGCTCTCCTCCAGCCGTTCGTCGTCGCCCTGGCGGGCATGGTCCCGTACATCGAGGGCGAGGGCTCCGCGGCCCTCGGCGTGATAGCGGGCATCAACCCGGTGCTCGCCGCCGTGGCCGGGGCCAGCGGCAACATCCTCATCGTCTTCGTCATCGTCCACTTCGGTGATCGGATCCGCTCCGCGATCGTAGGCCGTCGGGCCGAGAAGAAGGCCGCCGTCGGCTCTCGCGTCGAGGTGCTCGCCGGGGCGCCGGCCGCCGCCGGCGCCGACGAGCACGCCGAGGGCCGCGACCTCGCCCCCGCGAAGAAGCCGTCCAAGGGCCGCGAGCGCCTGATGCGCTGGGTGGTGCGTTTCGGGGTCCCCGGCGCGAGCCTGATCGGCCCCCTCGCCCTGCCCACACACCTCACCGCGGCGACGCTCGTCGCCTCCGGGGTGCGGCGCAACTGGGTGCTGCTCTGGCAGGTCATCGCGATCGTCATGTGGACCACGCTGATCACGCTCGCGGCGACCGGCATCCTCACCGTCCTCACGGGCTGA